A portion of the Acidisarcina polymorpha genome contains these proteins:
- a CDS encoding xanthine dehydrogenase family protein molybdopterin-binding subunit, giving the protein MNDPLNAAAPAPLANMGDPIRRTESVAKVTGGLQYATDLPLKEPLEAYFLTSAIAKGEITSMDTSPAEALSGVVKVYTHLNAPKRVATPYIQKGGYVSDTNMPLTGTEIHNDGQIIAMIVADSYETARDASHRIVVRYASVSPASSLDSPGVQLMHPGALSEKEKKVGDFEASFRSAPVKIDATYSTPAQHQNPIELYSTTAFWSGDQLTIYEPCQAVVELAFGAATMANIDPANVHVVNHYMGGAFGGKGYMTQRTALIVGASRELGRPVRNVVTRDQGFTLATYRSETKHHVRLAADSSGHLLAYGHESWEMQSRFDDYPVPGFEVTTAMYGKPAITSRVNLVKADRQTSGFMRAPVEMPYMYPLESAMDELAVALKMDPIELRRINEIRESPVDGARFTSRSLMQCYDQGAATFGWSRRNPKPASMVDGDWMVGYGCATSCLPTHLAPATARVTLHATGEVSVDVAGQDSGQGMYTALGQIAARALGLSPQQVKVNMGDSKLPAAPASNNSLSTASVGSAVKLAADKIKGHFGESVLAGKKLTEAFRHLGMSQISEVGEYVPPGRKPEVLDMLRRGQVPFKNEARGDESKDGKPLMFAFGAQFVEVRIHRLTHEIRVPRITGAFAAGRIINPRTARSQLMGGMIWGLSSALFEATEVDPTRGRYTNDSLAEYLIPVNADIPQVDVIMVPEEDNEVNPLGVKGIGELGIVGTAAAVANAVFHATGKRVRDLPIIMDKLYA; this is encoded by the coding sequence ATGAATGATCCACTAAATGCTGCCGCACCTGCGCCCCTCGCCAACATGGGAGATCCTATTCGCCGAACAGAATCAGTGGCAAAGGTCACTGGCGGACTGCAGTACGCAACTGATTTGCCTTTGAAAGAGCCTCTTGAGGCTTACTTTCTTACCAGCGCGATCGCAAAAGGTGAGATTACGTCAATGGATACCTCGCCAGCAGAAGCGCTGAGCGGAGTGGTCAAGGTGTATACACACCTCAATGCTCCCAAACGAGTAGCCACGCCCTACATCCAGAAAGGCGGGTACGTTTCTGATACCAACATGCCGCTTACTGGAACGGAGATCCATAACGACGGTCAAATCATTGCCATGATCGTTGCCGATTCCTACGAAACAGCCCGCGACGCCTCTCATCGGATCGTGGTACGGTATGCCTCGGTCTCGCCTGCATCATCACTCGATAGCCCTGGAGTGCAACTTATGCATCCCGGCGCTCTTTCCGAGAAAGAAAAGAAGGTCGGTGACTTCGAGGCTTCGTTTCGTTCGGCCCCGGTAAAGATTGATGCTACTTACAGCACCCCGGCACAGCACCAGAATCCGATTGAACTCTATTCCACTACAGCCTTCTGGTCCGGAGACCAGCTGACGATCTATGAACCGTGTCAGGCTGTGGTGGAACTCGCATTCGGCGCGGCGACGATGGCCAACATCGATCCAGCAAACGTGCACGTGGTCAACCACTACATGGGAGGTGCTTTCGGTGGAAAAGGGTACATGACACAGCGAACCGCCCTTATCGTCGGCGCCTCCCGAGAGCTGGGAAGACCGGTTCGGAATGTGGTCACGCGCGATCAGGGATTCACACTCGCCACCTACCGTTCTGAAACGAAGCATCACGTCCGTTTGGCAGCGGACAGCAGCGGACACCTGCTGGCGTATGGACACGAGAGTTGGGAGATGCAGTCACGATTTGACGATTACCCGGTCCCGGGCTTTGAAGTAACAACGGCCATGTACGGCAAACCTGCCATCACGTCACGGGTCAACTTGGTCAAGGCCGACCGGCAAACGTCGGGATTTATGCGGGCGCCAGTCGAGATGCCTTACATGTACCCTTTGGAAAGTGCCATGGATGAGCTCGCGGTGGCGCTCAAGATGGACCCAATCGAGTTGCGACGAATTAATGAAATCCGTGAGAGCCCTGTTGACGGTGCAAGGTTTACGAGTCGATCTCTGATGCAGTGCTACGACCAGGGTGCCGCAACCTTCGGTTGGAGCAGACGCAACCCGAAACCAGCGTCGATGGTTGACGGCGATTGGATGGTCGGTTATGGTTGCGCGACCTCCTGCCTTCCGACCCATCTCGCTCCTGCCACTGCGAGAGTGACACTCCACGCGACCGGGGAGGTCTCGGTGGATGTGGCCGGGCAGGACTCCGGGCAGGGAATGTATACCGCGCTCGGTCAAATCGCCGCTCGTGCGCTCGGTCTATCGCCACAACAGGTTAAGGTCAACATGGGCGATTCGAAGTTGCCGGCTGCACCCGCCTCAAACAACTCGCTCTCAACGGCGTCTGTCGGGTCTGCAGTAAAGCTGGCCGCCGACAAGATCAAAGGACATTTTGGAGAAAGCGTGCTCGCAGGAAAGAAGCTCACGGAGGCTTTTCGTCATCTAGGAATGTCGCAGATCAGTGAGGTGGGGGAGTATGTTCCCCCAGGCCGGAAGCCCGAAGTGCTGGATATGCTGCGTAGGGGGCAGGTCCCATTTAAAAATGAAGCGCGTGGTGACGAGTCAAAGGACGGCAAGCCACTCATGTTTGCTTTTGGTGCACAGTTCGTGGAGGTGCGCATTCACCGCCTGACACATGAGATTCGGGTGCCCCGAATCACGGGAGCGTTTGCTGCTGGCCGTATCATCAACCCGCGAACAGCCCGAAGCCAGTTGATGGGCGGCATGATCTGGGGCCTGTCGTCCGCGCTCTTCGAGGCAACAGAGGTCGATCCTACACGGGGTCGTTATACAAATGACAGTCTCGCTGAATACCTCATCCCGGTCAACGCGGACATCCCGCAAGTGGACGTCATCATGGTTCCCGAGGAAGACAACGAAGTCAATCCTCTCGGAGTGAAGGGCATTGGAGAACTCGGCATTGTTGGAACAGCCGCGGCGGTTGCAAATGCTGTCTTTCACGCAACTGGCAAACGCGTCCGGGATCTTCCGATCATCATGGATAAGCTGTACGCCTAG
- a CDS encoding FAD binding domain-containing protein — translation MRPFSYELATDSASAVALASVPASAHVTSSVQFIGGGTTLVDLMKLEVMQPSTLVDISSIRDEDMHKVVQTETGLRIGSLVSMGQLHSDKAIVRDYPILTESLWRAASQQLRNMARLGGNVLQRTRCSYFRDTSYEQCNKRIPGSGCAALDGMNRGHAILGTSEHCIATYPGDWAPALIALDAQVEVLSRSGKRTLPFSELHRLPGATPHIETNLRPGDLITAFIIPVGPQRRSLYRKIRDRESYQFANASAAVALDLQGDVLREVRIGLGGVATVPWRAHRAEAMLRGRSLNEATATLAAEAEFKEAHPRGHNAPKVALGKSTLIRALLEAKAMEVS, via the coding sequence ATGCGACCTTTCTCTTACGAACTAGCGACCGATAGTGCTTCTGCCGTTGCACTCGCCTCAGTCCCTGCAAGTGCTCACGTCACTTCCAGTGTGCAGTTCATTGGCGGCGGCACCACCTTGGTCGATCTGATGAAGCTGGAAGTCATGCAGCCGAGTACGCTTGTCGACATCAGCTCGATCCGTGATGAAGACATGCACAAGGTTGTTCAAACCGAGACGGGATTGCGGATTGGCTCTCTCGTTTCCATGGGGCAGTTGCATTCTGATAAAGCCATCGTTCGGGACTATCCGATCTTGACAGAGAGCCTCTGGCGAGCAGCCTCGCAGCAGCTGCGTAATATGGCGCGACTCGGAGGCAATGTACTTCAGCGCACGCGTTGTTCGTACTTTCGCGACACGAGCTATGAGCAATGCAACAAACGTATCCCTGGTTCAGGTTGTGCGGCCTTGGATGGAATGAACAGAGGCCACGCGATTCTGGGAACGAGCGAGCACTGTATCGCTACCTACCCCGGTGATTGGGCACCTGCGCTCATCGCGCTGGACGCCCAAGTGGAAGTCTTGAGCCGGTCCGGTAAGCGCACGCTGCCGTTTTCAGAATTACATCGTTTGCCTGGCGCCACTCCGCATATCGAGACGAACTTAAGACCCGGTGATCTGATCACAGCCTTCATCATTCCAGTCGGCCCACAGAGACGATCACTGTACAGAAAGATTCGAGATCGCGAGAGCTATCAGTTCGCGAACGCGAGCGCTGCCGTGGCCCTCGACCTTCAGGGAGACGTTCTCCGGGAGGTAAGGATCGGATTAGGTGGCGTGGCTACGGTTCCCTGGCGTGCTCACCGCGCCGAAGCTATGCTCCGCGGGAGAAGTCTCAACGAAGCGACAGCTACCCTTGCCGCAGAAGCGGAGTTTAAGGAAGCTCACCCACGCGGCCACAATGCACCCAAGGTTGCTCTTGGAAAGAGCACATTAATTCGCGCACTGCTCGAGGCAAAAGCCATGGAGGTTTCCTAA
- a CDS encoding (2Fe-2S)-binding protein translates to MDDLFLDRRTFVSTGAAAAASLFLEYSPLEAQSVSDTRTEPQMVNIVLSVNGENRPIQVDTRMTLLDALRNKLLLTGSKKGCDQGQCGACTIHMDGERRLSCLTLTVAAQGHKITTIEGLAQHNGLHPMQQAFIDHDGFQCGYCTSGQIMSAVACVREGHAQSDEDIREYMSGNLCRCAAYPNIVAAIKQARTEMEKD, encoded by the coding sequence ATGGATGACTTATTCCTTGACCGTCGCACATTTGTTTCAACCGGCGCTGCGGCTGCTGCGTCGCTTTTCCTGGAGTACTCTCCGCTAGAGGCGCAAAGCGTGTCAGATACCAGAACAGAACCACAGATGGTAAACATCGTACTCTCGGTGAATGGCGAGAATCGCCCTATACAAGTGGATACTCGCATGACCTTGCTTGACGCTCTCCGGAATAAGCTGCTGCTCACCGGGTCTAAAAAAGGCTGTGATCAGGGCCAATGCGGAGCCTGCACAATCCACATGGATGGAGAGCGTCGTTTGTCATGTCTCACTCTCACCGTTGCAGCCCAGGGACACAAGATCACTACTATCGAGGGCTTGGCTCAACACAACGGGCTCCATCCCATGCAGCAGGCTTTCATCGACCATGACGGCTTCCAGTGCGGATATTGCACCTCTGGACAGATTATGTCGGCAGTGGCCTGTGTACGTGAAGGACATGCCCAATCGGATGAAGACATTCGAGAGTACATGAGCGGTAATCTATGCCGCTGCGCCGCTTACCCGAACATCGTGGCGGCTATTAAGCAGGCAAGGACAGAAATGGAGAAGGACTAA